A section of the Rummeliibacillus pycnus genome encodes:
- the hisG gene encoding ATP phosphoribosyltransferase produces the protein MNELTIAMPKGRIFEEAYEMLIEAGFELPENVEMSRKLMIEIPQEKIRFILAKPMDVPTYVEHGVADIGIAGKDVLLEQHREVHELLDLKISKCHIASAGLPNTSLNEIAPRIATKYPTVASDYYREKGEQVEIIGLNGSIELAPMIGLADRIVDIVSTGQTLKENGLVEYEFITDVSSRLIANPVSYRMKNERILDLVKRLKKCVK, from the coding sequence TCGTATTTTCGAAGAAGCATATGAAATGTTAATAGAGGCAGGATTCGAATTACCTGAAAATGTTGAAATGTCACGCAAGTTAATGATTGAAATCCCACAAGAGAAAATACGATTTATATTAGCGAAGCCAATGGATGTTCCGACTTATGTAGAACATGGTGTAGCGGATATTGGAATTGCAGGAAAAGACGTTTTGTTAGAACAACATCGAGAAGTGCATGAACTGCTTGATCTGAAAATTAGTAAATGCCATATTGCTTCTGCTGGATTACCGAATACATCATTAAATGAAATTGCACCTAGAATTGCGACGAAATATCCAACTGTAGCATCAGATTACTATCGCGAAAAAGGAGAGCAAGTAGAAATCATTGGTTTAAATGGCTCTATCGAATTAGCGCCTATGATTGGTCTTGCAGATCGTATTGTCGATATTGTATCTACAGGTCAAACCTTAAAAGAGAATGGACTTGTCGAATATGAATTTATCACAGATGTTTCATCAAGATTAATTGCGAATCCAGTTAGTTATCGGATGAAAAATGAACGGATTTTAGATTTAGTGAAACGACTCAAAAAATGTGTGAAATGA
- the hisD gene encoding histidinol dehydrogenase: MKIEVLTDNISLKRPLEGGNEEQLKTVRQVLADVREKGDAAVKAYSKKWDGIALDDLRVTEQEIKEAVASLDPQLVQDLTEAAANIRAYHEQQKRNGYQLNLDNGSWLGQRILPLASVGLYVPGGSAAYPSSVLMNVIPAQVAGVKRIVLATPCDQNGKLPAAVLTAASILGIEEIYKMGGAQAIGALAYGTETIQAVDKITGPGNIFVALAKREVFGEVAIDMIAGPSEIAIIADETAYADEIAADLLSQAEHDAMACPILVTTSEHLAENVQAKVEEQLQSLPRKDIAKKSVENFGRIYIAESIHQAIKAINQLAPEHLEIVTEDAQKVSEQIRNAGAIFLGRYSSEPVGDYFAGTNHVLPTNSTARFASGLNVDDFIKKTSVVYYTEKTWKVNAPKIARLARLEGLEGHARAVESRGWDKGEK, translated from the coding sequence ATGAAGATTGAAGTGTTAACAGATAATATTTCATTAAAAAGACCTTTAGAAGGTGGCAATGAAGAACAGTTAAAAACAGTGCGTCAAGTATTAGCGGATGTACGAGAAAAGGGAGATGCAGCAGTTAAAGCCTATAGTAAGAAATGGGATGGCATCGCACTTGATGATTTACGTGTTACTGAGCAAGAAATAAAAGAAGCTGTTGCATCATTAGATCCTCAATTAGTACAAGATTTAACAGAAGCTGCGGCCAATATTCGTGCATATCATGAACAACAAAAACGAAATGGTTACCAACTAAATCTTGATAATGGTTCTTGGCTTGGACAAAGGATTCTACCACTCGCATCTGTAGGATTATATGTTCCAGGTGGTTCAGCTGCGTATCCTTCTTCTGTTTTAATGAACGTTATTCCAGCGCAAGTTGCAGGTGTTAAACGCATTGTTTTAGCAACACCTTGTGATCAGAATGGTAAGCTTCCAGCAGCTGTATTAACAGCGGCCTCTATTTTAGGAATTGAAGAGATTTATAAAATGGGTGGAGCTCAAGCAATAGGAGCATTGGCTTATGGTACTGAAACGATACAAGCAGTAGATAAGATTACTGGACCGGGGAATATTTTTGTAGCACTGGCAAAGAGAGAAGTATTTGGCGAAGTAGCCATAGATATGATTGCTGGTCCAAGTGAAATAGCCATTATTGCTGATGAGACGGCATACGCAGATGAAATTGCTGCAGACTTACTTTCACAAGCTGAACATGATGCAATGGCATGTCCAATTCTTGTAACAACAAGTGAACACCTTGCTGAAAACGTACAAGCTAAAGTCGAAGAACAATTGCAATCCTTACCACGCAAAGATATTGCAAAGAAATCTGTTGAAAACTTCGGAAGAATCTATATTGCTGAATCCATTCACCAGGCTATAAAAGCAATCAATCAATTAGCCCCAGAACATTTAGAAATTGTTACAGAAGACGCACAAAAAGTGAGTGAACAAATTCGAAATGCAGGTGCTATTTTCTTAGGAAGATATAGTTCAGAACCAGTTGGTGATTATTTTGCAGGTACGAATCATGTACTGCCAACAAATAGTACCGCTCGTTTTGCTAGTGGACTAAATGTAGATGATTTTATCAAAAAAACAAGCGTTGTGTATTATACAGAAAAAACTTGGAAAGTAAATGCACCTAAAATTGCTAGACTAGCTCGTCTTGAAGGATTAGAAGGGCATGCAAGAGCAGTGGAGTCAAGAGGTTGGGACAAAGGAGAGAAATAG
- the hisB gene encoding imidazoleglycerol-phosphate dehydratase HisB: MARYATIERKTNETQIAVEIELDGEGKATVETGVPFMDHMLDLFMKHGLFNGKIVAHGDTEIDDHHTTEDLGIVLGQAIKEALGDKKGIKRYGNAFVPMDDALAQVVIDCSNRPHLEFRAEIPAQKVGTFDTELVHEFLWKFALEARMNVHVIVPYGHNTHHIIEAIFKALARAIDDAVQIDPRVKGVPSTKGLLT; this comes from the coding sequence ATGGCACGCTATGCAACAATAGAACGTAAGACAAATGAAACGCAAATTGCTGTTGAAATTGAGTTAGATGGTGAAGGAAAAGCTACTGTGGAAACAGGTGTACCTTTCATGGACCATATGCTAGATCTCTTCATGAAACATGGCCTTTTTAATGGCAAAATTGTAGCACATGGTGATACAGAAATTGACGATCACCATACAACAGAAGATTTAGGAATCGTACTTGGTCAGGCCATTAAGGAAGCGCTGGGTGATAAAAAAGGGATAAAACGTTATGGTAATGCATTTGTGCCAATGGATGATGCACTTGCACAAGTAGTCATCGACTGTTCAAACCGACCTCATTTAGAATTTCGTGCAGAAATACCAGCTCAGAAAGTGGGGACATTCGATACTGAACTTGTACATGAATTTTTATGGAAATTTGCACTAGAAGCTCGTATGAATGTTCATGTAATTGTTCCATATGGCCATAATACACATCACATTATTGAAGCTATTTTCAAAGCTTTAGCAAGAGCAATCGATGATGCTGTTCAAATTGATCCACGGGTTAAAGGGGTACCATCAACGAAGGGGTTGTTAACATGA
- the hisH gene encoding imidazole glycerol phosphate synthase subunit HisH, translated as MKIGVIDYGMGNLFSVEQAIKRLGNEVVISADQNRLLQCDALILPGVGAFQDAMKKLQDTGLVSLFQEVIATKKPLLGICLGMQLLFQESEENGVWQGLGIFKGRIKQFSGKDLSGKSYRVPHMGWNNLQFTKSPTWLDQLPKERYVYFVHSYFATDMDEEDLVAFAEYGDMNVPGIVQKGTVTGMQFHPEKSGECGVYLLQQWLRAVSKGVVVS; from the coding sequence ATGAAAATCGGCGTAATCGATTATGGAATGGGAAATCTTTTTAGTGTTGAGCAAGCGATTAAGCGTTTAGGCAATGAAGTTGTCATATCTGCTGATCAAAACAGATTGTTGCAATGTGATGCACTTATCTTACCAGGTGTTGGCGCATTTCAAGATGCGATGAAGAAATTACAAGATACAGGTCTTGTATCATTGTTTCAAGAAGTAATAGCTACTAAAAAACCTCTTCTTGGTATTTGCCTTGGAATGCAGCTACTGTTTCAAGAAAGTGAAGAAAATGGAGTTTGGCAAGGACTAGGTATTTTCAAAGGACGTATTAAACAATTTTCTGGTAAAGATTTATCTGGAAAATCATATAGAGTACCGCATATGGGATGGAATAACTTACAATTTACTAAATCTCCGACATGGTTAGATCAATTACCAAAGGAACGCTATGTTTACTTTGTGCATTCTTATTTTGCAACAGATATGGACGAGGAAGATTTAGTCGCTTTTGCGGAATACGGAGATATGAATGTTCCAGGGATTGTCCAAAAAGGGACCGTAACAGGTATGCAATTCCATCCTGAAAAATCTGGTGAATGTGGCGTTTATTTATTGCAACAATGGCTTCGAGCAGTATCGAAAGGGGTTGTCGTTTCATGA
- the hisA gene encoding 1-(5-phosphoribosyl)-5-[(5-phosphoribosylamino)methylideneamino]imidazole-4-carboxamide isomerase has translation MSIQIFPAIDMRGGKCVRLFKGDYEQETVYADSPFEMAKSFAEAGASYVHMVDLDGAKDGERTHAAEVIRVAKELPIKVQIGGGIRSEEDVRYYLENGVDRVIIGSLAIREPELVKGFIRTFGPERIVIGLDAKDGMVATHGWIETSDRSAIEVGQEFVNAGAKYFIFTDIATDGTLAGPNIEANLQLAQETGAEVIVSGGISTLEDIAKVKAAAQNTSVGGVIIGKALYAGRFTLQEALKEAE, from the coding sequence ATGAGTATTCAAATTTTCCCAGCCATCGATATGAGAGGTGGCAAATGTGTACGACTATTTAAGGGAGACTACGAACAAGAAACTGTCTATGCAGACTCTCCATTTGAAATGGCCAAGAGTTTTGCAGAGGCAGGAGCAAGTTATGTACATATGGTAGACCTAGATGGTGCAAAAGATGGTGAACGTACACACGCTGCAGAAGTTATTCGTGTAGCAAAAGAGTTACCTATAAAAGTTCAGATTGGCGGGGGAATACGTTCTGAAGAGGATGTTCGTTATTATCTAGAAAATGGTGTAGATCGCGTTATTATCGGAAGTTTAGCCATCCGTGAACCGGAGCTAGTAAAAGGGTTTATCAGAACGTTTGGACCAGAACGAATTGTGATTGGACTAGATGCAAAAGATGGAATGGTAGCAACTCACGGTTGGATTGAAACCTCAGATCGTTCAGCTATAGAAGTTGGACAAGAATTTGTAAACGCTGGAGCTAAGTATTTTATTTTCACTGATATTGCAACAGATGGTACATTAGCTGGCCCAAATATTGAAGCGAATCTTCAATTAGCACAAGAAACAGGTGCAGAAGTTATTGTTTCTGGTGGTATTAGTACTTTAGAAGATATTGCGAAGGTGAAAGCAGCAGCACAAAATACCTCAGTTGGTGGCGTAATTATTGGTAAAGCATTATATGCAGGACGCTTTACCTTACAAGAGGCATTGAAGGAGGCCGAATAA
- the hisF gene encoding imidazole glycerol phosphate synthase subunit HisF has product MLTKRIIPCLDVKEGRVVKGVQFVSLRDAGDPVELAKFYNEQGADELVFLDISASHEGRETMVDVVRKTATALAIPFTVGGGIRTLEDMKRLLRAGADKVSINSSAINRPELIKEGSDYFGAQCIVVAIDAKWSEEDGTWMVYTHGGRNKTDKEAVAWAKEAVALGAGELLVTSMDQDGEKSGFDLPLTKAIRDAVNVPIIASGGAGKANDFYEVLHDVDADAALAASIFHYKETSVAEVKVSLKQRGVAVR; this is encoded by the coding sequence ATGTTAACAAAACGAATTATTCCCTGTTTAGATGTCAAGGAGGGACGTGTTGTTAAAGGGGTTCAATTTGTCTCACTTCGTGACGCGGGAGATCCAGTAGAACTAGCAAAATTTTATAACGAACAAGGTGCTGATGAACTTGTTTTCCTTGATATCTCAGCTTCTCATGAAGGCAGAGAGACGATGGTAGATGTTGTACGTAAAACTGCCACAGCTCTAGCAATTCCTTTTACAGTAGGTGGAGGGATCAGAACGCTAGAAGATATGAAACGACTACTTCGAGCAGGTGCAGACAAAGTTTCGATTAACTCCTCAGCGATTAATCGTCCTGAATTGATCAAAGAAGGCTCTGATTATTTCGGTGCACAGTGTATTGTTGTGGCCATTGATGCAAAATGGAGCGAGGAAGATGGTACATGGATGGTCTATACACATGGAGGACGAAATAAGACGGATAAAGAAGCGGTAGCATGGGCAAAGGAAGCTGTCGCACTAGGAGCAGGTGAATTACTTGTAACAAGTATGGATCAAGATGGTGAAAAGAGTGGATTCGATTTACCACTGACAAAAGCGATCAGAGATGCTGTGAATGTACCGATTATCGCTAGTGGTGGCGCAGGGAAAGCAAATGATTTTTATGAAGTATTACATGATGTTGATGCAGATGCAGCACTAGCCGCTTCAATTTTTCACTATAAAGAGACAAGTGTTGCAGAAGTGAAAGTTAGCTTAAAACAAAGAGGAGTGGCAGTAAGATGA
- the hisIE gene encoding bifunctional phosphoribosyl-AMP cyclohydrolase/phosphoribosyl-ATP diphosphatase HisIE: MIENLKFDDKGLITAVIQDAQTKEVLTVAYMNKESLEKTIETGETWFYSRRRQELWHKGETSGNTQKVVALRTDCDQDALVVEVLPNGPACHNGTVSCFTKVLKEKDSSIGSLDILETLKNVIQGREKEMPEGAYTTYLFNEGVDKICKKVGEEATEVVIASKNRNPEELKWEAADLIYHLLVLLQEQKLDMYEVLGVLQKRHEKH, from the coding sequence ATGATTGAAAATCTAAAATTTGATGATAAAGGTTTAATAACAGCAGTTATACAAGATGCACAAACAAAAGAAGTATTAACAGTTGCCTATATGAATAAAGAATCTCTAGAAAAAACAATTGAAACAGGTGAAACATGGTTTTACAGCCGCCGAAGACAAGAACTTTGGCATAAAGGTGAAACAAGTGGCAATACTCAAAAAGTAGTTGCACTACGTACAGATTGTGATCAAGATGCTCTAGTTGTGGAAGTTTTACCAAACGGACCAGCTTGCCATAATGGAACTGTTTCATGTTTTACCAAAGTACTAAAAGAAAAGGATTCTTCAATTGGTTCATTAGATATTTTGGAAACATTAAAAAACGTCATTCAAGGACGTGAAAAAGAAATGCCTGAAGGTGCTTATACTACTTATTTATTCAATGAAGGCGTTGATAAAATTTGTAAGAAAGTTGGCGAAGAGGCAACTGAAGTCGTTATTGCTTCGAAAAATCGAAATCCTGAAGAATTAAAATGGGAAGCAGCAGATTTAATTTACCATTTATTAGTATTACTACAAGAACAAAAATTAGATATGTACGAAGTTTTAGGAGTTCTTCAAAAACGTCATGAAAAGCACTAA